Below is a window of Arabidopsis thaliana chromosome 2, partial sequence DNA.
TGATCTCTCTAGCTAATTGTTATGCGTTTGACATTCTAAGGGTCCGTTAAAGATTCAGTAGTGGGTGAAGAGCGGATTGCACAATACTTTCTAGCTATTCTAAACATTCGAGGGACTCCTCTTCATTGGAAGTACTTAGTTGAGGGAATAAACGAAGGGCCTCATGCAGACTGCATCGATAAGCCAAGCTATAACTTAAAGGATCTTCGACACCAGAGAACCAAACAACCAGATTCATCTGCTCTGCACTATGTCGGGGTTAGCATAATAACCTTATATCTCTACCTTGCTTTCCTTCTGAAATTGTCCTGACCAATGAAAGGTTCCCTGTCATCTACAGGATATGATTTCAGAAGTGCAACGATCACTGTATATAACACTCTCAGAATTTGATGGGGACACGGAGGATGAGAATGATTTAGAATGTTTGATAGAGCAACAGTTTGAAGTTCTACAAAAGGCATTGAAGATTCCTCACAAAGCATCCGAAGCAAGGTTAATGGTCTCCAAGAaatttcttactttgtttAGGACAGGTAGACTTGGTCCCTTTATCCTTGACGATGTCcctgaaactgaaactgacCACCCCAATTCAAAACGGGTAgttgttttgtaaaatcttaAAGCAAATTGTACCACATTATGCGTGCAGCTTAAGATGATGATTCTATTTGTTTACATTTGAGATTCAATGGCGTTGCTCCAGTAACTCCAAAGTATTTGAATGAACAAAATTGAATCATGATAAGATTTGGCATCTGCCAGAAACAATATCTATCTGGTGTCCTCATTTATTGGCCTCAATGAATTCTCGGtactctttcttcatcttcacaCCCGATATAGTCCTACACAGACTCGGAATCTTTAGCCAAACCTGAACACAATAATCTATGCAATTTTAAAACTGAGAGAACGTTTCCTAACCTGAGCATTTCCTTGTTCTTGAAGAACTGCACACATGGGGTTCCCATAATTCCAGCTGCTTCAGCAATTTCTTGATCTTCCTCGATGTCAATCTCAACAAAATGCACATCATGGTTATACTCATCGACCAcctgaaacaaaatgaagGAGAAGTGAACAAATGGTCAAGTAAATCAGTCCAAAAAGATCTCTTCCGATGAGTTTCATTTCGACTAATAAAGGAATACCTTGTTCAAAATAGGCTTCAGAGTCCTACAGGGGCCACATGTTGGTGAAGTGTATAGTACCAATATAACTCTTGGACTCTCATGGTATAGTTTTCTAAGAGCATACTGAAAGCAGGGGAAAAAACATAAGGAGAAAGATGTGAGGCAGAGAAAATGCTTGTAGGTAACAAGTTAAGGTTCATATGTTAACAAACCTGTCCCTTGTGCTTTGTAAGAGTGATGTCAAACTTTTCTTGGACATCCCGTTGTGTGAATTCTTTCTTGGCCTCTTCAGTTTGAGGCTGTAACGTGAACATGAAAGAGAGTAAGCCTTGTGACGTGTGCTTAAGAGATAAGATATTTCTGAATATTTCCTACCTGGTGAAATTCAACAAGAAGATTGTTACTTGTGAGGTATCTCTCGGCTGACAAAGCAGCTATGCATCCTGATCCAGCAGCAGTTACAGCTTGTCTCCATTCGTGGTCCTAGAGTGACAAATAGGAGAATATAGCAAACACAATTATCGAACCAATATGACTTAAAAGAGTTAATACCAACACCGAAAAATTGCTAAAAGTTCCGAAGAATACCTGCACATCTCCTGCAGCAAATACACCTTCAACTGATGTATTTGATGTTCCTTCCCGAACCAAGACGTACCCGGAGCTGTCGAGTTCGACTTGGCCTTCCAATAACTGACTGTTTGGCGAATGCCCTATTCCATAAAACAATCCTTTTGCCTCCAGCTCAGTTTCTTCACCCGTATCAAGTCTTCTGAGTAGAATGCCAGACATCTGTCCCTTGGTGTTGCTCAATACGTCCACGGTTTCCGTGTTGTAATGCACTGTGATGTTTGGATTGTTGATCACTCTGAAACATTCGCCATAACCAACCTGTTAAAAAAACACTCAGGGTGTTGAAAAGACTCAACTTACGTTGTGCTCATTAGTCTATAATTCCGATAgccagcaaaaaaaaaaagcactcTACTGGTTGGTTATAAATTTACATGCAACGGAAATCATAACCAAAGGCTTTCCCAGATATATCCAATGGATTTGCGAGGGAACAGGGGATAGCAGTCAATACATGCAACAAAGAACGCTCAACATAGCTATGACAAAACACATTTCCTAGTTTGGACATAGCATTTATCTAGTTTTAACTGTTTATCTtcagaaatcaaagaagaggaGTAGAATATAAGGCAGACGTGATGAATATAAGAACTCACCTATCTTGCATAGCCTTGGAAGCTCTCAACTGATCTCTGCGAACAAGCAAATGAACATGACGGGCATATTTCGTGAGATACAAGGCTTCCTCTGTAGCCGTATCTCCTCCTCCAACCACGGCAAGTACTTGCCCCTTAAATAAAGGCGAAGCTCCATCACAGATAGCACAAGCACTTATCCCCCTACTCCAGAATTCTTCCTCTCGAGGTAACCTTAACCTCCTTGCTGTAGCGCCAGTGGCATATATAATACTATGGCACTTGACCtataaaaaatggaaacatcAGAAGAGAGCtgaagccaaaaaaaaaaaactatttagaatttgaaaaagaaatagtgagaaaacaaagaaagataatcACCTTACGTTCACTAGTTTGCACAGTAAAAGGAGCAGTTGTGACACTAAGAGATTCAACATCTTCTGGATACAACTCTGCTCCCCACCTCTCTGCTTGCTTTCTCATTCTACAATTTTCACACAATAAATAATTGCATCAGAAACATATAAGAAACGCCACAAACTAACAAAAGAATCAGACTATGTTATAGCTCACTTCTCCATTAAATCGGGACCCGTGATACCGTCTGGGAATCCCGGAAAATTCTCAACTTCAGTAGTTGTCATCAACTGTCCACCGGGAACTCCGCCCATCTGATACCCTTCAAAAACCACCGGCTTCAAATTGGCGCGCGCTGCATATATCGCCGCCGTATAACCGGCGGGACCGGAGCCTATAATCACTACATTCTCGATAATCTCGCCTgcaattaattattaaaaaaccAACACAGAGCTCGATTACTTACACTGCCAAAAACCTtaagaaagaagcaaagaggAACTCCTCAAGTAcctcctgaagaagaagaagacggagaaTTGGCGGTGGCGGAGACTCTGAGGCGGAGGGAATCAGAAGAGCGAGTTCGGGTTGGTTGACGGAGGAGATAGGAGCCGCCGTGACGTGtggtagtagtagtagtgagaaagaagagatgaggaggaggagaaagagcGGATGAGGCGGCGGAGACACGGTGAGGCGATGAGACGGAGGCAATACCGATGCCTATCTTGGGAGACGCagccatattttttttgattgCCTTACCTTTACCAGAGACCATACAATTGTCTCTTTGGCTTTgcagttaaaaaaaaacatcccGATTTTCTGTTGGCGACTGTGCCTCACGCGCCTCAGCATTATCTCTTTGCTTCCAAGTCCACAGGCTTAGATGATTTTCAGCCGTTGGATATATGTGATGAAGCGACTGAACGGTGGAGATGTGTTTTGACTGATTTTACTTCGTCTTTTCAACGGAGGGATAAGCCAAtcgctttttttttaagtggGAAAGATCGCCAAGAGTTTAAGTGGACGGACGACGCTTTTTATATTGGGCCATAAATGGGCCTGTTTTGGTACTGAATATTTAGTCACGACGAAGATTCTTAAACCCACCGGAAAATGGGCTAATCTGTGTGCGGATTGCTTCGCCAAAAAGTTAGTactaataatttataaagCATAACTAGCTAAATGCGAAGACTATATAGTTTACTTAGTTCTGAAGAGGTTGAAGTGGAAATGAAATGAACTAGGAGTTGGTGAGGGAAGGTGACAGactattttttcttaagtCAAAAAGTTAAGCTGACCAAAAAAGAGCAGCCCAATGAAAGCAAGGATCTTTATCTTTAGTCTAGTGTCTGAATTCCATGCACTTCCAATGTTTTAGTCAACAAAATGTACTTACATTTGATGACTTGATGTTGTATAGATTCGTTAGGAAGCCACATCACTAAACGTTAAGCATAACtttatggttaaaaaaaaaccccCCCACCGTGTTCTTACTTGTCATCCAAATTCGATCTGCCATTTGAAGTTTCCTAAGCTGTTCTTGATGACTATTCTTAAATTCGATGTTTATATCTTACCATCTAAATTAAGCCTTACAAGAGCTACATATCCAAGTAGTATATGCTGGAGTAGTTTTGTGATCCCTTAATCTTATTGTTCAACAAATAATTTCAACAGGACATATATATGGATCACTACTGTTAAAACGATATAGTAGAGCTTAAGCGTTAGGATTTGTATTATTagttgtctctctcttttacaGACGCGTGGAAGGTACGCGCCGTCATAGGAACATTGTCGGTAATCCCCTTCAAACACCAGTAGTCAGTAGATCGATGACTTGAATTACATCACTGTCCCCTACTTTGACCAATAGAGATCTAAAGGTTTCCTTTCTTGCATTATTGTGCTAAAACCGACATTTACTTAAGTTACTTGATTATgtcttggaaaaaaaaaaagattttaactttGGGAACTTTTATTCAACtgaaattttaaagaattatttaatttggaaTTCCTTCTATAAATTTACTGGCTTTTACCGTTATACGTTACcataaacttatatatatgatcaaattCGACCGTGATGAATGATCACTTTTTTAACTTTCCATTCAGATCAACTGAACCCCCttactttttctatatatactcttttaagcacttgtttatatattatcaaCAAATTAAGGTGTCGAAAGTAACATACAATTAGACAAAGCATGTATAGTCAAAAAGATAGATAGTcatcaattttgaaaaacGAGCAATTTACATGATcctacaaaacaacaaaactaactATATGAAATATCAAgtttataatcatttttaaaaataccatTACAAAAGATTTGtactttgaatataatttaacatgaAATTTAGAAAACGATCTGTTTAAGAATATAACTTCTGCTATGTGGTATTTTAACTGGTActttatagagaaaaaaagattggtAATTAATGTGATATTTTTGCAATCCATATTATATATTCGAGAGATTTTACTAATGATAGTACTTGATTAATCATTAGAGAAAACTAAATCTTACAAATATAGGTAGACATGATGAATAATATGCATGATTTGCGTTTCGTAAATTGATAGTACCACCTCACCTAAAGGGGGTCCAAACGAGTTGCTTCATATCACAATATCCAATTTTACCAACATACATTAATATATGTGTATTCACATATATACCTCgtgattaatattttttttaaaatcatttttcgtTTGTTTCCTATACGTCTAATCAAACACACACGTTAcaactaaaattatattgaCAATATAGCTCGGTTGGTAAAAGCAACGACTACTGCAGTTTCCCTGAAAAACTTAAGACCAGTACTAAATATCAACTATACAAATTAAGTTGATATCAGTTTTTTTGGGGGTAAAGTAATCCAATATCAttctaaaattaaaagcaaaatGTCGTTAGTTATACATGTTAGAGACGAGCGTTgtgtttgagaaaaaaaagagttatgtCGTATAGTGGATTCGACGTAAATATTATCGATGGTTGGTTTCAAACCTGAAAAATTACATGTCATATTGTCATCAAACATCGATTTTCAtttgatataagaaaaatatatttacaaacacaatcgtgtgtgtgtgtatgcaTCATGATTATATGCATGTTAGTGTTAGAGTTACATATTCTATAGAATATGTAAATAGTTAGAAGCGTACGTTCCTTGAAAATTGTTCAAAGTATttctattattgttttcttttgttaaagtatTTCTATTATTGTCTCAACCacctaattaaattaaataacgtctctatctctttctatGGAGTCGTGTTACGTCTTTCTAGTTTGAGATCTTCTActacttgttttcttcaagaataataattttcgTTTTATATATGGAAGATGCTGGTGAACATTTACGGTGTAACGATAACGTTAACGACGAGGAGCGTTTGCCATTGGAGTTTATGATCGGAAACTCAACATCCACGGCGGAGCTACAGCCGCCTCCACCGTTCTTGGTAAAGACATACAAAGTGGTGGAGGATCCGACGACGGACGGGGTTATATCTTGGAACGAATACGGAACTGGTTTCGTCGTGTGGCAGCCGGCAGAATTCGCTAGAGATCTGTTACCAACACTTTTCAAGCATTGCAACTTCTCTAGCTTCGTTCGCCAGCTCAATACTTACGTACGTATATATGCTTCACTGTTTCAATCAGTATTTTAAactatttgtgtttctttgagTTTACTAAGTGTATTTGCTTAATTAAAGGCATTAATGAGTgttgttacaaaaatattatagggTTTTCGAAAAGTAACGACGATAAGATGGGAATTTAGTAATGAGATGTTTCGAAAGGGGCAAAGAGAGCTTATGAGCAATATCCGAAGAAGGAAGAGCCAACATTGGTCACACAACAAGTCTAATCACCAGGTTGTACCAACAACAACGATGGTGAATCAAGAAGGTCATCAACGGATTGGGATTGATCATCACCATGAGGATCAACAGTCTTCCGCCACTTCATCCTCTTTCGTATACACTGCATTACTCGACGAAAACAAATGCTTGAAGAATGAAAACGAGTTATTAAGCTGCGAACTTGGGAAAACCAAGAAGAAATGCAAGCAGCTTATGGAGTTGGTGGAGAGATACagaggagaagacgaagatgcAACTGAtgaaagtgatgatgaagaagatgaagggCTTAAGTTGTTCGGAGTAAAACTTGAATGAAACTAGATTGCTAGATTGATATTCGTAATATACCAGTTTCTTCATATTCTTAGAAGTTTTGCATAACTATATATAGTACTCTTTTAAGACATGCAAGATCAGAACATATGTCCGAGAAATATCGGATTCTTTGCTGTATTGGTTAAGTCTCGTGTTCATAACATGGTACAtcgtgtgtatatatatagccaTTAACTAAGAGAACGTTTTCTCATGTATTTGCgaaatttaaaactattttgggTAGATGAGATGAGTTACATCTCACTTTGGGCTGTGGTCAGGATGATTTTGGTTATGTAAGCCGCGTTAATAATGGTATCACTAGCTGCAAAATGGTTGAATTTTGGTAAATCTCAACTCTCAACTTTCAACTCTCAAAGCAGGCCTAGAACTAGAAGTAAAAGATTGGCATTCTCTTATTTCGAATTTAGGCCAGAACATACGGCACATTAGGGTTTTTTCCAGATTTTTAGTTGATGGAAGATAAAATATGAGGCATCATGTATATAGACATTAAGACCACAGGTTTCTCATGTATATGTCATATTTACAACTATGTTGAGTACGCAGATGAGATTATAATAAGTGATCAGATCTCTCTTTGGGCTATGGTCACAAAGGGTTTTTGTTGTACAAGCCGCAATAATGGTTTCACTGGCTATGAGTTAGCTGCAAAATGATTGAATATGGTCTCAAGTGTGGATTGACTTATACTGTATTCAGCTATTCCCAGCCGATTCCTGCCATAGAATGAAGCAAATTTCTTTCCTCAGACTTACAAAGACTGATGTTGTGTGGATCATGGAGAAGAAACAGTTAAAAGAAGAATGTCTTACCGGTTTCTTTCAAGATGTCCAAAGGCATCCGCAAGTGACAATCCTCCTTCTCCAAATGGCAACTGCAACCCAAGAGAGACAAATATGGAGCACTAGTCCAAGAGTAATCTTAGAGCCAATAGATTTTGTGTTTAATAATTTACCTGGTACTTGATACTCAGTCCATTGCAGCTTTTGAATGTTGCACCGGGAAACGAAGATTGTATGAAAGAATCCAATGCTGAGAACTTTTCTTTGGTTAGCCACCACTCGGCAAATATTGGAAGTGGAATACCACCTGTTCAGCATCAAACggataaaacatatatttatgctACAAGTCGTGAAATAAGGCAAATCTAAAAAAGTATGTGACATGTGTGCTCCTACCATCTCGAAACAGCTGCTCTGATAACTGGTCATCGAATCGCACATCTTCCTCAGGCAATGGAGGTACCAGAGTACTCACTCTCTGCTCATTACCAAGAAACTTGGCAATCCTCTGTACCATTTCTGGTGACAAACTGATTTCTGATGCTGAAGCCGTATCAGGAGTAATCGAGTCAGAGACACCTATACAAACTTCGAGATCACCCAGTAAACTTCTAGGCTGCGTAGGAACGTTAAACAGCCACTGCTGAATTATTTGGCAAAAGTTCTCCAATTCCACATTGCTGACTTCATTGGGTTTGACCTAATTGGTAAGACAGCCAACATTACGCACAAGCTTTGAGAAATGATCCTTCCTAccattgaaacaaaacaccaTTGTAAAAAGGTACCTCTAACTCTAGGTGGTTTCCGTAGCGTGTCTTTAAGTGTTGTGGACTACCTATGCATCTTAGGCGGCCTCCTACCTGTAGTTTGAGGAGTATGGTTCTGTGAGGTGGAAAGATTTAAGGAACTAACGCCCTAAGGAGTTCAAAATGAGTTAAGAAAATACCATGATCCCGATCCTAGTGCAAAGTGCTTGAGCTTCATTCATGCTATGAGTAGTCAGAATGACCGCTGTCTTTCCACTCCTTGTCGACAAGCGGGATATCACATCCCACATGAATCTTTTGGCAACAGGATCCATACCTGAagcattaaaaacaaaaacacaaaaaacttTACCCAGTAGCTAAGAACTAGTGTAGAACAGAGATGAAGTCTTCGTTAGTGATTTTAAAGTCAAACTGGTCAGGCAAGTCAACCAAAATCTTGATTGGGTTATACCTGTAGATGGTTCATCGAGGATGACAATAGGAGGATCTCCAATCATTGCAATAGCAACGGATAGTTTGCGCTTGTTTCCGCCACTAAGAGTGAACGATGGCTTGTGAGAATGTTTCAACAAGTCAAACTCGACTAACTTTTCCGTAACCACCTGTTATCAGATAACACATATCAGACAATGTCCAATTAGGAACTTCCACTAGTTAGATTTATGCCTAATAGTAAGGTTGtgattttgaatatatttttaatttatcctAGACGGTAGAGAAAGATGATTTGTTCAAATGTTATGTAGGTATTTAACTTAGCCAAACACCTATACTTCTATTGGGGAATCACAGAACTCATTAAGGCGTGTAAGCAAGCATTAAACGTACCACTTACATTATCAATTCTATGATCAACTACTCCTTTGATCCTTGCATAAAGTTCAAGGTGCTCCTTCACAGTCAAATACTCGAATAAAGCATCGAACTGGGGGCAGTAGCCAATCTGAGtaggaaacaaaatatttctttaaacATTCAATGTTGATTCAATGAATTGGTAAAGTCAATGAATTGACATACATGCTGACGAATAGCTTTGGGACTCGCTACTATGTCTTTGCCAAAGATGAAGGCAGTTCCACTAGTTGGAGTTTCTTCTCCTGTTACACCCAAAGAAGTGAGAATAGTCAACGCTATTGCTTCAGAAGTTGAAGTTGTTTATTTGGGGGTTACAAAGTATTTAAGATAACAGCTCGGAATAGTTTCCAAATACCAAAGACGCACAACATACCAGATAACATAGACAAGGTAGTAGTCTTCCCAGCTCCATTCGTCCCTAGAAAGCCAAAACATTCTCCTGCTTGGACTGAGAAAGTCAAAGACTGTACAGCTACTTTTGGGCCGTGATGTTTGTCACCAGGATAGACCTGAAcagtagtattttaggataaAAAGAGAGGAGAATCTCTGTTAACGCTTGGGTAAAAAGAGCAGGCTTCAATACCTTCCTCAGGTTCTGTAAGTAGAGCATCGTGTTGTCTGACAACCCCGAAATCACCCTGTCTCTTTCCTCTTGCACGTCTATGTCATCTTCCATATCAGTGGAAATGGCTCCAGTCGAATCCTTGAGAAGTGGCTCTGTAGAACTAGAACCAGCACCTTGCTTGAAAGCCTTCAAATTCTGCCACCACTCCCCAATTGAGAACGACATCACTTTTTGGACAGGCATGAGCTCAAGCCCAAGCGTCACAAGGAAGTAGAATATACTCTGTCATATATGAGTTCAGTCAGACGAGATGCCCCTATAGTATATATTAACGATAATTTTGTGTCTATCCCATGAAAAAATGACAATAGTAGCATAGAGTAGCGACAATATTCCAACTTTTAAATTcacaaatatgaaaatcatTGACACTTAATGGTGGATCTATTTCTCAGGTTTTCAAAGGAGtaggaacaaaaaaaggtgAAGAACAGGGAAGACTCTAACCTCCAAACCCAGGTAACAGATGGACGCTCCAGTGACGTTCCATTCAAACACCCCATGACTAGATTTGTCTTTCATCCCCTGCCTTAGAAGCGCTAATGAAGCCAATCCATCAGAGAAGCAAAATCCTGGTGATAATCTGAAGAAGTTCTGTAAAGCATAACGAAAAAGAATCAGTTCCTAGTCTTTTCAAGGCTCACCGAGGTCAGAAAATCAGAAGATTCCACACCTTTAGATATGAATTTGCACTAGCAGTCGCTGGAATAAGGCCCATGACAAATGAGATAACCATAAGGATAAGACCAGAGAAGAAGTGGACCATAAGAATAACATTCTGCGATTACAACAAAGTCATCTATCCATCAGTAAAGATCATCTAACAGTATGAAGTAActgaggaaaaagaaaaaacaaataacgaTATGGGTAAAAGCACAGAGTAGCTAGAAGTTGCCTGAGCCATGCTATGCTCggtgaagaaaaatgtaagaCAGTACGTTGATGATGCAATTGCCAAGCCATACTCCAGGAGCATAAGGACAGTCGGAAGAAACCGACCTATTCCGATAAATTGTTCCAGACCTAAGGAAAGAAATCAATCATTTCAGTAAGTTTATAGCAAACTAGCAAAGTACAGTGAATTAGAAGTCCAAATGCAAATGGAAATCAAAAACTAACTTACCAAAAGCGTAGAAAAGGATTATTGCAAATGTTGACGGAAATAAGAAACTGATGAAATCCCATACGTACGTTGATAACCAGTATGAAAGAACAGAAACCTGCAGCCATAAGAGATCATGAGGCCAAATTTACAGGATTAATAGTAAGAATCTGGGACTGATGCTATGCTTGTTTTTGGTTCTCCAGAAGTTTTCCAGAGAAAACTTACCCCACTAATAAGCTGTTGATGCTTTGCTTTCACCTCCCGCTcctgaataaaataaaatactatattcagaaaaaatacTGGAAAGGTAgcactaaacaaaaaacttatgCCAAAATAACTTGAGGTTTGACCTTACATACAGGATACATACCTTAACAATGGGAACAGCAAAGGAGGCCGGGATGAACGAGAACGCAATGTTAACAATAATTGCAGCGGAAAAAGCATCCAAATCctacaatgaaaagaaataagatCAAAACTACTAATATCgtgacattttgtttttacgaataaaacaattttgagaGGATGAGACAGGGACTAGAATCTGATCTTTTGTGTCCGAGGAAAAATAAGGTAGACACGTGTCAGTTTTTGCTACAGGCTGTTACATTGGTTCACATATACTGACAATCAGTTTGAGGGATCCCATCAACTCTAACTTATCCTTAACCCTCAAACTGAACATAATTTCAATAAAGTAATACCATTGTCTATTAATACCACAGAAAGGGAACTActccaaaaagaaagacataCATGACGCTGTATGCGCTGAGTTTTTGTAGGGGGCAAAGGATGGTTTCGGGTTTGAATGGTCATATTCTTGTTACCCGTAGCAAGTCGGAGAATCGCAGCATGCATAACATTGATGTAGATTGGACCAGCATGCTGACAAGTACCGTTGTGTAACACGGTGTATCCTAAACTCCCATCTGGATGCTGGCCATCCATTAAAATTGACCCATACCTAAAGACACTCACGGGTAGCAATTAGCAAAGTCAGTACATAAAATAGTACACTGTAACATTCTCAAAGAGGTCACCAACGTAGGAAATGCAACAAAGTAAATGTTTTGTCTAACTCAATGAACTCTTTGATTAATAACAGTGTAAGGCATGTCCCGcagaataaaacaaaatgttcaCTTAGATATTACGAAACAAGAAACTCATAAATAGCTTTGAAAGCGGAAATGTCTTCGACCCATGCATCTTTCAGATTGGCAGAAATTGATGCGACATAAAGGGCCCTCCAAATTTAAACTGACATAGTTCTGGGAGCAGCTATTTAAATGCATACGTTACATGAATCATGAGAACTTAAGCCTTCACGACTAGCAACAAACAGGGGAACATAATACTTGTGAAGGCAACAATATCTGGAGCATATGGATTATTTAGCGTAACTCACAAAAGATAACAAAGCATGAATCTGCTGGTGACCTATACATACCTTGACTGGTAGGACTGATCAAAACTAGACATCAGAAATTCGCTCATTGAAAGTAGAGTAGGCCCCAACGTGGGACCTGCTGCATCAATTGCATCAGCCAGTGCCTCTTTTGGATTAGGAAATTTATATGAAGTATTCCTCAAGGGCTGAATCCAGCCTCCTTCGATATATTGTGCAACCTAAATGgccaaaaaaattgatacaaacAATGTTTGGTAAGGTGAATTCAACCATAGTGCACTGTGATCAAAATCATGTAAGCATAAAATTTAACCAGTGAATGTGTAACAGAACTACTGCTTTTATAAAACCCTGGGTCAATTGTTGACAGCTGCATAAGAGCAAACCCTCTACATCCAGTAACTCAAATAATGAAATGAATACGTCACCAAgcaattagtttttttatgcACGTGTAGAAGTTAAGAGGTGAAATGAATTTTGATATACCAGGATTAATGTGATAGTTACTAGAGCGAGTAATATAAGATGCCACCTAATTGTATTTAAACTGCCAGTACATGCATCCAGAGAtatcacaaaatataaatgatacTCAACAGACCTCTTTGGCAATTGGCACAGACAGATCAAAAGGAATCGGGCCACCACCACCCTTTCCGCTCAGCAGAGGATTAAAATATGCAGTTGTCAAAGTTATGGATTTTTGATCAGGATGTGGCTTGagctgaagaaaaagaagg
It encodes the following:
- the NTRC gene encoding NADPH-dependent thioredoxin reductase C (NADPH-dependent thioredoxin reductase C (NTRC); FUNCTIONS IN: thioredoxin-disulfide reductase activity; INVOLVED IN: hydrogen peroxide catabolic process; LOCATED IN: chloroplast stroma, chloroplast; EXPRESSED IN: 23 plant structures; EXPRESSED DURING: 13 growth stages; CONTAINS InterPro DOMAIN/s: Pyridine nucleotide-disulphide oxidoreductase, class-II (InterPro:IPR000103), FAD-dependent pyridine nucleotide-disulphide oxidoreductase (InterPro:IPR013027), Thioredoxin fold (InterPro:IPR012335), Thioredoxin reductase (InterPro:IPR005982), Thioredoxin domain (InterPro:IPR013766), Thioredoxin, conserved site (InterPro:IPR017937), Pyridine nucleotide-disulphide oxidoreductase, class-II, active site (InterPro:IPR008255), Pyridine nucleotide-disulphide oxidoreductase, NAD-binding region (InterPro:IPR001327), Thioredoxin-like (InterPro:IPR017936), Thioredoxin-like fold (InterPro:IPR012336); BEST Arabidopsis thaliana protein match is: NADPH-dependent thioredoxin reductase A (TAIR:AT2G17420.1); Has 36111 Blast hits to 36072 proteins in 3191 species: Archae - 926; Bacteria - 24476; Metazoa - 1051; Fungi - 742; Plants - 985; Viruses - 7; Other Eukaryotes - 7924 (source: NCBI BLink).), with protein sequence MAASPKIGIGIASVSSPHRVSAASSALSPPPHLFFLTTTTTTRHGGSYLLRQPTRTRSSDSLRLRVSATANSPSSSSSGGEIIENVVIIGSGPAGYTAAIYAARANLKPVVFEGYQMGGVPGGQLMTTTEVENFPGFPDGITGPDLMEKMRKQAERWGAELYPEDVESLSVTTAPFTVQTSERKVKCHSIIYATGATARRLRLPREEEFWSRGISACAICDGASPLFKGQVLAVVGGGDTATEEALYLTKYARHVHLLVRRDQLRASKAMQDRVINNPNITVHYNTETVDVLSNTKGQMSGILLRRLDTGEETELEAKGLFYGIGHSPNSQLLEGQVELDSSGYVLVREGTSNTSVEGVFAAGDVQDHEWRQAVTAAGSGCIAALSAERYLTSNNLLVEFHQPQTEEAKKEFTQRDVQEKFDITLTKHKGQYALRKLYHESPRVILVLYTSPTCGPCRTLKPILNKVVDEYNHDVHFVEIDIEEDQEIAEAAGIMGTPCVQFFKNKEMLRTISGVKMKKEYREFIEANK
- a CDS encoding P-loop containing nucleoside triphosphate hydrolases superfamily protein; its protein translation is MKLLDLVELKLKEVIAREPTLLVMVVGVPNVGKSALINSIHQIAAARFPVQERLKRATVGPLPGVTQDIAGFKIAHRPSIYVLDSPGVLVPSIPDIETGLKLALSGSVKDSVVGEERIAQYFLAILNIRGTPLHWKYLVEGINEGPHADCIDKPSYNLKDLRHQRTKQPDSSALHYVGDMISEVQRSLYITLSEFDGDTEDENDLECLIEQQFEVLQKALKIPHKASEARLMVSKKFLTLFRTGRLGPFILDDVPETETDHPNSKRVVVL